ACCGGATTGTCACGGGAGGATTTGACAGGAAGAAGAATTTCCCGGTGGCCATAGCGAAGGGGCCACACCCGTTCCCATCCCGAACACGGTAGTTAAGCCCTTCAGCGCCGATGGTACTGCGCGGGAAACCGCGTGGGAGAGTAGGACGCCGCCGGGGATTTGATCCGGGCCCCCGACTTCCGTCAGGAAGCCGGGGGCCTTTTCTTTCCCGTGAACGCCTGCCGGGGCCCGATGGTAAACTGGACCGCGGCCGCCGGTCGGGCGGCCCCGGGCTCCGGGATCCCGCGCCCGGGCCCCAGCCGGGAGGCGAGCGATGGCCGGCCACTCCAAGTGGGCCAACATCAAGCACAGGAAGTCGGCGCAGGACGCGCGGCGCGCCAAGGCCTTCACCCGGGTCGCGCGCGAGATCATGGTCGCCGCGAGGACGGGGGGAGGCGATCCCTCGGCGAATCCGAGGCTGCGTGCGGCGATCGCTGCGGCGCGCGGCGTCAACATGCCGAACGACAAGATCGAAAAGGCGATCAAGAAGGGCCTGGGGGAGACCGAAGCCGCGGCCTTCGAGGAGGTGTTCTACGAGGGCTACGGCCCCAACGGCGTGGCGATCTTCGTCTCGGCTCTCACCGACAACAGGAACCGGACCACGTCCGCCATCCGTCATCTGTTCTCCAAGTACGGGGGTGAACTCGGCTCGCCGAACAGCGTCGCGTGGATGTTCGAAAGGAAGGGCTACATCACCGTCCCGAAGGCCGGGATCGAAGAGGAAGAGTTGCTCGAAAAGGCCCTCGAGGCCGGCGCGGAGGATGTGCGCACCGAGGACGAATTCTACGAGGTGCTGACCAGCCCGGAGGACTTCCACGACGTGAGGGACCGGCTCGAGGCAGCGGGGGTGCCGATGGAGTCGGCCGAGGTCGCGATGCTCCCGCAGAACTTCGTCGAGGTGAAGGCCTCGGAGGCCGAGAGCCTCCTGAACCTCCTGGAGGCGCTCGAGGAGCACGACGACGTCCAGAAGGTGTCGGCCAACTGCCAGGTGGTCGAGAGCGCCTGAGCCGG
The genomic region above belongs to Acidobacteriota bacterium and contains:
- a CDS encoding YebC/PmpR family DNA-binding transcriptional regulator, with protein sequence MAGHSKWANIKHRKSAQDARRAKAFTRVAREIMVAARTGGGDPSANPRLRAAIAAARGVNMPNDKIEKAIKKGLGETEAAAFEEVFYEGYGPNGVAIFVSALTDNRNRTTSAIRHLFSKYGGELGSPNSVAWMFERKGYITVPKAGIEEEELLEKALEAGAEDVRTEDEFYEVLTSPEDFHDVRDRLEAAGVPMESAEVAMLPQNFVEVKASEAESLLNLLEALEEHDDVQKVSANCQVVESA